A genome region from Hevea brasiliensis isolate MT/VB/25A 57/8 chromosome 9, ASM3005281v1, whole genome shotgun sequence includes the following:
- the LOC110658318 gene encoding uncharacterized protein LOC110658318 — MDIVESILDIPVQNPPEEEFSSADLTWTKFGTPDRHDDVALIPYDRVDTFIIGECSNVECPTRFHIERGRKRSKGSLKEYKNDEYLEYKLYWCSFGPENYGEGGGILPSRRYRLNTRNRAARPQSMRGCTCHFVVKRLYARPSLALIIYNDRRHVNKSGFVCHGPLDRDAIGPGAKKIPYICNEIQQQTMSMIYLGIPEENVLEKHIEGIQRYCGSNAKVDSLASQYVQKLGMIIKRSTHELDLDDQASIRMWVERNKKSIFFYQNTSEADPFILGIQTEWQLQQMIRFGHRSLIAADSTFGIKRLKYPLCTLLVFDSRQHALPVAWVITRSFAKPDVAKWMKALLSRASSVEPGWKISGFLIDDAAAENDPIRDVFDCPILFSLWRVRRSWLRNIVRKCSNIEVQREIFKRLGKIVYGIWDGLDTLAALEELTLDFVDQTAFIQYFKASWVPKIEMWLSTMRALPLASQEASGAIEAYHVKLKAKLFDDSHLGALQRVDWLVHKLTTELHSSYWLDRYADESDSFQNVKEEYVASTSWHRALQIPDTAVTLDDKDQLFAKVLSQKDSNLTHIVWNPGSEFAFCDCAWSLQGNLCKHVIKVNVICENRQGYQSSMSFRSFKEILTSLRKKHMDDSIALDLSMAWTQQMLEQIKQLVELNSSNNISTVVNNMPLKWVSKKGRTSVGIPSSILVLPSSSRSITKNVAVRQKNRKRKRLSRLRW, encoded by the exons ATGGATATAGTTGAATCCATACTTGATATTCCTGTGCAAAATCCTCCAGAGGAGGAATTCTCTTCTGCTGATTTGACTTGGACCAAGTTTGGCACGCCTGACCGCCATGATGATGTAGCTCTTATTCCTTATGATCGAGTTGATACTTTCATAATTGGAGAATGCTCTAATGTAGAGTGTCCAACTCGTTTTCACATTGAAAGGGGAAGAAAACGATCAAAGGGCAGCTTAAAGGAGTACAAGAATGATGAGTATTTGGAATATAAACT GTATTGGTGCTCCTTTGGTCCCGAAAATTATGGAGAAGGTGGAGGCATATTACCTAGTCGAAGATATCGACTAAACACCAGAAATCGTGCTGCTAGGCCTCAATCCATgcgtggctgtacatgccattttGTAGTGAAACGCCTATATGCTCGTCCTTCACTTGCACTTATCATATATAATGACCGGCGTCATGTAAACAAGTCTGGATTTGTCTGCCATGGGCCACTCGACAGAGATGCCATTGGCCCTGGTGCCAAGAAGATTCCTTATATTTGTAATGAAATTCAGCAGCAAACAATGTCTATGATCTATCTTGGAATTCCTGAGGAGAATGTGCTGGAGAAACACATTGAAGGCATTCAGCGATACTGTGGTTCAAATGCAAAGGTTGATAGCCTTGCTTCACAATATGTTCAAAAACTTGGGATGATTATAAAGAGATCCACCCATGAGCTGGATCTAGATGATCAAGCTAGCATCAGGATGTGGGTTGAACGCAATAAGAAATCTATTTTCTTTTATCAGAATACTTCAGAAGCTGATCCTTTTATTCTGGGGATCCAAACAGAATGGCAGTTGCAACAAATGATCCGATTCGGACATCGCAGTCTCATTGCAGCTGATTCAACATTTGGCATTAAGAGACTCAAG TATCCATTGTGCACACTTCTTGTGTTTGATTCAAGACAACATGCGCTTCCTGTTGCATGGGTAATCACACGCAGCTTTGCAAAGCCAGATGTTGCTAAGTGGATGAAGGCTTTACTCAGCCGAGCTTCAAGTGTAGAGCCTGGATGGAAGATCAGTGGATTTTTGATTGATGATGCTGCAGCAGAGAATGATCCCATAAG GGACGTATTTGATTGCCCCATATTGTTTTCTCTATGGCGTGTTCGTAGATCATGGCTGAGGAATATTGTCAGAAAATGTAGTAACATTGAAGTTCAGCGGGAGATTTTCAAACGTCTAGGAAAAATAGTTTATGGAATTTGGGATGGACTTGATACTTTGGCTGCCTTGGAAGAGTTAACTCTTGATTTTGTTGATCAAACTGCATTCATACAATATTTCAAAGCTTCTTGGGTGCCTAAGATTG AAATGTGGCTTTCAACAATGAGAGCTCTTCCTCTTGCGAGCCAAGAGGCATCTGGTGCCATAGAAGCCTATCATGTAAAGCTGAAAGCTAAATTATTTGATGATTCACATCTTGGTGCACTCCAGAGAGTTGATTGGTTAGTGCACAAGCTGACAACTGAGTTGCATTCAAGCTACTGGCTAGATCGGTATGCAGACGAAAGTGATTCTTTTCAAAATGTCAAGGAGGAATATGTTGCTTCTACATCATGGCACAGGGCCCTGCAAATCCCTGATACCGCTGTTACTTTGGATGATAAGGATCAGCTCTTTGCCAAGGTCTTAAGTCAGAAAGACAGCAATCTAACACATATAGTGTGGAATCCTGGATCAGAATTTGCTTTTTGTGATTGTGCATGGTCATTGCAAGGTAACCTTTGCAAGCACGTCATCAAGGTCAATGTGATATGTGAAAATCGACAAGGTTATCAGTCTTCTATGTCTTTCCGGTCCTTCAAAGAGATCTTGACAAGTCTCAGGAAAAAACATATGGATGATTCAATTGCTTTGGATTTGTCAATGGCTTGGACACAGCAGATGCTTGAACAGATTAAACAACTAGTTGAACTGAATAGCTCAAATAATATCAGTACTGTGGTAAATAATATGCCATTGAAATGGGTTTCTAAGAAAGGTAGAACATCTGTTGGCATACCATCGTCAATTCTGGTTCTTCCATCTAGTTCCAGGAGTATTACAAAGAATGTTGCTGTGCGTCAAAAGAATCGAAAGCGTAAAAGGTTGTCAAGATTAAGATGGTAG